One segment of Cystobacter fuscus DSM 2262 DNA contains the following:
- a CDS encoding MaoC family dehydratase — MSDKTIIIEGLEALRAAVGRKLGNSEWKTLTDAEIARFAEATGDLQWIHLDRERCARESPFGVPVAHGYYTVSRIAGLIFEALEVRGFSLVLNYGLNKVRFPAPLKSGARYRLALELKEIKELPKGVEALLIATIEIEGEPKPACVAEVLYRYMLA, encoded by the coding sequence ATGTCGGACAAGACCATCATCATCGAGGGACTCGAAGCGCTGCGAGCGGCGGTGGGACGCAAGCTCGGCAACTCCGAGTGGAAGACGCTCACGGACGCGGAGATCGCGCGCTTCGCCGAGGCCACGGGTGACTTGCAGTGGATCCACCTGGACCGCGAGCGCTGCGCGCGCGAGTCGCCCTTCGGCGTGCCCGTGGCCCATGGCTACTACACCGTCTCGCGCATCGCCGGCCTGATCTTCGAGGCCCTCGAGGTGCGTGGCTTCTCGCTCGTACTCAACTACGGCCTCAACAAGGTGCGCTTCCCCGCCCCCCTCAAGTCCGGCGCCCGCTACCGGCTGGCGCTCGAATTGAAGGAGATCAAGGAGCTGCCCAAGGGGGTCGAAGCCCTGCTGATCGCCACCATCGAGATCGAGGGCGAGCCCAAGCCGGCCTGCGTCGCCGAGGTGCTCTACCGCTACATGCTCGCGTGA
- a CDS encoding aminotransferase class I/II-fold pyridoxal phosphate-dependent enzyme, producing the protein MSEHKPLRLRQLSASVFSTMDEARQRKLATGADVLNLSIGSPDLPPAPHVIEALARAVREPGHYGYPLKDLPAFREAVAFAYQRRFGVTLDPGTEVLGLTGSQEGLAHLTQAFTDPGDLVLVPDPGYPIYTAGPVLAGARLHPVPLKAEHGHLPDLEALPEDVKRRARLLLLNYPSNPLAAIVQPGFFEKVVAFARRYGTVVLHDAAYSELAFDGYRPPSFLETPGAREVGLEFNSLSKTYNLAGARIAYAVGNARLLGLLAEVKAHLDYGLFRPIQLAAVAALTGPQESVVELAATYQRRRDVLVDGLVRVGWDVPKPRATMFCWAPIPRGFESSLAFSMALLERTGVTVVPGSGFGAMGEGYVRLALVQGEERLAEAVERVARSGLLAHASM; encoded by the coding sequence ATGTCCGAGCACAAACCCCTGCGTCTGCGCCAGCTCTCCGCTTCCGTCTTCTCCACCATGGACGAGGCGCGCCAGCGCAAGCTCGCCACTGGCGCCGACGTCCTCAACCTGTCCATCGGCAGTCCGGATCTGCCTCCCGCTCCCCATGTCATCGAGGCCCTCGCGCGGGCGGTGCGGGAGCCGGGCCATTACGGCTACCCGCTCAAGGATCTACCGGCCTTCCGGGAGGCGGTGGCGTTCGCCTATCAGCGCCGCTTCGGCGTGACGTTGGATCCTGGCACCGAGGTGCTGGGGTTGACCGGTTCGCAGGAGGGCCTGGCCCACCTCACCCAGGCGTTCACGGATCCCGGAGATCTCGTGCTGGTGCCGGATCCGGGCTACCCCATCTACACGGCGGGGCCCGTGCTGGCGGGGGCGCGGCTGCATCCGGTGCCCTTGAAGGCCGAGCACGGCCACCTGCCGGACCTGGAGGCGCTGCCGGAGGACGTCAAGCGGCGTGCCCGGCTGTTGCTGCTCAACTACCCGAGCAACCCGCTCGCGGCCATCGTCCAGCCGGGGTTCTTCGAGAAGGTGGTGGCCTTCGCGCGCCGCTACGGCACGGTGGTGTTGCATGACGCGGCCTACAGCGAGCTGGCCTTCGACGGGTACCGGCCGCCGAGCTTCCTGGAGACGCCGGGCGCGCGGGAGGTGGGCCTGGAGTTCAACTCCCTGTCCAAGACGTACAACCTGGCGGGAGCGCGCATCGCGTACGCGGTGGGCAACGCGCGGCTGCTGGGTCTGCTCGCGGAGGTGAAGGCCCACCTGGACTATGGGCTGTTCCGTCCCATCCAACTGGCCGCGGTGGCCGCCCTGACGGGGCCGCAGGAAAGCGTGGTCGAGCTGGCGGCCACCTACCAGCGGCGCCGGGACGTGCTGGTGGACGGGCTCGTGCGCGTGGGCTGGGACGTCCCCAAGCCCCGGGCCACCATGTTCTGCTGGGCACCCATCCCCCGGGGATTCGAGTCCAGTCTCGCCTTCTCCATGGCTCTGCTGGAGCGGACGGGGGTCACCGTGGTGCCCGGCAGTGGCTTTGGCGCGATGGGCGAGGGCTATGTGCGGCTCGCCCTCGTGCAAGGCGAGGAGCGCCTGGCGGAGGCCGTCGAGCGGGTGGCGCGCTCGGGCCTGCTGGCTCACGCGAGCATGTAG
- a CDS encoding DMT family transporter — protein MSARNMVLLLFTAVCFAGGGIFMKLSEGVSRPLPTLAFLGLFVLGAVLQALALRQADLGVVYVAVLGLEAALTLVFSVALFHEGLSPRRLLAVLLILCGVALLRGD, from the coding sequence GTGTCCGCCAGGAACATGGTGTTGCTGCTCTTCACGGCCGTCTGCTTCGCGGGGGGCGGCATCTTCATGAAGCTCTCGGAGGGGGTCTCCCGCCCCCTGCCGACGCTGGCCTTCCTGGGGCTCTTCGTGCTGGGGGCGGTGCTCCAGGCGCTCGCGCTGCGCCAGGCGGACCTGGGCGTCGTGTACGTGGCGGTGCTCGGACTGGAGGCGGCCCTGACGCTCGTCTTCAGCGTGGCGCTCTTCCACGAGGGCCTGTCACCCAGGCGGCTGCTGGCCGTGCTGCTCATCCTCTGCGGCGTGGCGTTGCTGCGCGGTGACTAG
- a CDS encoding PAS domain-containing protein gives MPVDERQRLEALTRSGLLDTAPEPDFDDIVRLAAESCGTPIALISLLDRERQWFKANVGLEGVEETDRNISFCTHAIEGESLFLVEDARADARFATNPLVQGFPFIRFYAGAPIQTEDGYNLGTLCVIDPRPRTLSDSQRHILLGLKRQVELLLRLRAQMQKMREHNEELERTQEKMRQLNATLEAEMRERQRVETRLREKQALLRSILTHIPYSVFWKDRNSAYLGANPQFARDMGVASPAELIGKTDFELPLPRELAEKYRRDDAAVMESGVPRLSFEEPLRLLGVTEDAWVLTSKVPLKNEDGSVRGMVGIYADISERRRQEAALREAKSLLERYAASLEAQVLEAHERNNYLMEHSGEAVFMLHEDGRVLHVNPVAERLLGISEERLRGTVLESLCLENERETLRQALRDLLAFGTVRLENQGLRSASGERVVLSITASLQVTGTQRRMLLVGRDVTEKWRLEQQFIQNERLASMGALAAGIAHEINNPTAYVLSNLTYLQECRDELEATLAAMPGLPPRVGETLTEVKDILAESLTGGRRIRDIVRDMRFFSHTAGEEVAPVDLHACLDVVLRMAHAELKHTARVEKHYASVLPLVPASEGRLSQVFLNLVINAAHAMRSGTPAHNLLRVSTGVEGDWVRIDIADTGTGIPPEVLPHIFEPFFTTKPAGAGTGLGLSISQSIIQKMGGEIRVRSELGRGTTFVLLLPVNGRGTSEPAHD, from the coding sequence ATGCCGGTGGACGAGCGCCAACGCCTCGAAGCCCTGACTCGCTCGGGGCTTCTCGATACTGCTCCCGAGCCCGATTTCGACGACATCGTGCGGCTCGCCGCCGAGTCGTGTGGAACGCCCATCGCCCTCATCAGCCTGTTGGACCGGGAGCGGCAGTGGTTCAAGGCGAACGTGGGCCTGGAGGGGGTGGAAGAGACGGATCGGAACATCTCCTTCTGCACCCATGCCATCGAGGGGGAGAGTCTCTTTCTCGTCGAGGACGCGCGGGCGGATGCGCGCTTCGCCACCAACCCGCTCGTCCAGGGGTTTCCCTTCATCCGCTTCTATGCGGGCGCCCCCATCCAGACGGAGGATGGCTACAACCTGGGCACCCTGTGCGTCATTGATCCGCGGCCCCGGACGCTCAGTGACTCCCAGCGTCACATCCTGCTCGGGCTCAAGCGGCAGGTGGAACTGTTGCTGCGCCTGCGCGCCCAGATGCAGAAGATGCGGGAGCACAACGAGGAGCTGGAGCGGACCCAGGAGAAGATGCGCCAGCTCAACGCGACGCTCGAGGCGGAGATGCGCGAGCGCCAGCGCGTCGAGACCCGGCTGCGCGAGAAGCAGGCCCTGCTGCGCAGCATCCTCACCCACATTCCGTACTCGGTGTTCTGGAAGGACCGCAACAGCGCCTACCTGGGCGCCAATCCGCAGTTCGCGCGGGACATGGGCGTGGCGTCTCCCGCGGAGCTCATCGGGAAGACGGACTTCGAGCTGCCCCTGCCGCGCGAGCTGGCCGAGAAGTACCGCCGGGATGATGCCGCGGTGATGGAGTCCGGCGTGCCCAGGCTGTCCTTCGAGGAGCCCCTGCGGCTGCTCGGCGTGACGGAGGATGCCTGGGTGCTCACCAGCAAGGTGCCTCTCAAGAACGAGGATGGCTCCGTGCGGGGCATGGTGGGCATCTACGCCGACATCAGCGAGCGCCGACGCCAGGAGGCGGCGCTGCGCGAGGCCAAGTCGCTGCTGGAGCGCTACGCGGCGAGCCTGGAAGCCCAGGTGCTCGAGGCGCACGAGCGCAACAACTACCTGATGGAGCACTCGGGCGAGGCCGTCTTCATGCTGCATGAGGACGGGCGCGTGCTGCACGTCAACCCCGTGGCGGAGCGGCTGTTGGGCATCTCCGAGGAGCGTCTGCGGGGCACGGTGCTCGAATCGCTATGCCTGGAGAACGAGCGCGAGACCCTGCGCCAGGCCCTGAGGGATCTGCTCGCTTTCGGCACGGTGCGCCTGGAGAACCAGGGCCTGCGCTCGGCCTCGGGAGAGCGCGTGGTGCTGAGCATCACCGCCTCGCTCCAGGTGACGGGAACGCAGCGGCGGATGCTCCTCGTGGGCCGGGACGTCACCGAGAAATGGCGGCTGGAGCAGCAGTTCATCCAGAACGAGCGGCTCGCGTCCATGGGCGCACTGGCGGCGGGTATCGCCCATGAGATCAACAACCCGACGGCCTACGTGCTCTCCAACCTCACCTATCTCCAGGAGTGCCGTGACGAGCTGGAAGCGACCCTGGCGGCGATGCCGGGGCTGCCGCCGCGCGTGGGGGAGACGCTCACGGAGGTGAAGGACATCCTCGCCGAGTCCCTGACCGGAGGCCGGCGCATCCGGGACATCGTGCGCGACATGCGCTTCTTCTCCCATACGGCGGGCGAGGAGGTGGCGCCCGTGGACCTGCATGCGTGTCTGGACGTCGTGCTGCGCATGGCCCACGCCGAGTTGAAGCACACGGCGCGGGTGGAGAAGCACTACGCGAGCGTGCTGCCGCTCGTCCCCGCCAGCGAGGGCCGGCTGAGCCAGGTCTTCCTCAACCTGGTCATCAACGCCGCGCACGCCATGCGCTCCGGGACGCCGGCGCACAACCTGCTCCGGGTGAGCACCGGGGTGGAGGGAGATTGGGTGCGCATCGACATCGCCGACACCGGCACGGGCATCCCCCCCGAGGTGTTGCCCCACATCTTCGAGCCCTTCTTCACCACCAAGCCCGCGGGCGCGGGCACGGGGCTTGGGCTGTCCATCAGCCAGTCCATCATCCAGAAGATGGGGGGAGAGATCCGGGTGCGCAGCGAGCTGGGCCGGGGCACCACCTTCGTCCTGCTCCTGCCGGTGAATGGCCGGGGCACGAGCGAGCCCGCACACGACTGA